A stretch of the Phycisphaerae bacterium genome encodes the following:
- a CDS encoding dockerin type I domain-containing protein — MFKKIILTIIISLTTGCCFADCPLDHFLIGCNRDGISGTDDDNKLFVDCTQKYRHSDPDNSGEPTWRYWHYPLYYNVRYNRYQIGEPGFDVIGTSDPNRQLCGTANIDYRIIIECVSIKPGFIAKESTLGIEFNEAGDWVNHSALSDKHLHLEYRALAPSGETELQWITYIIYDELENYELSEPFSVVFVTDPPAGDLVIDGKVDINDLAEFCFYWLKDSGSRENDYYERADANKDGYVNFRDFALLASNWLVQ, encoded by the coding sequence ATGTTTAAAAAAATTATATTAACCATAATCATTTCATTAACGACAGGTTGTTGTTTCGCGGATTGTCCTCTTGACCATTTTTTAATCGGCTGCAACCGGGATGGAATATCCGGTACCGACGACGATAATAAGCTGTTCGTAGATTGCACACAGAAGTACCGGCATAGCGACCCTGACAATAGCGGAGAGCCGACATGGCGGTATTGGCATTACCCATTATATTACAACGTAAGATACAACAGGTATCAGATAGGCGAACCGGGATTTGACGTAATCGGCACAAGCGACCCCAACAGGCAGCTTTGTGGAACAGCAAATATTGACTACAGAATTATTATTGAGTGTGTATCCATAAAGCCGGGATTTATAGCAAAAGAAAGTACACTGGGAATTGAATTTAATGAAGCGGGCGACTGGGTAAATCACAGCGCACTTTCTGATAAACATCTGCATCTGGAATATCGGGCGCTTGCGCCGTCCGGCGAAACAGAACTGCAATGGATTACATATATCATCTACGACGAGTTAGAAAATTATGAACTGTCCGAGCCGTTCAGTGTTGTTTTTGTAACAGACCCGCCTGCCGGCGATTTGGTTATTGACGGCAAAGTCGATATAAATGATTTGGCGGAATTTTGTTTCTATTGGCTTAAAGATAGCGGCAGCAGAGAAAATGATTATTATGAAAGAGCGGATGCAAATAAAGACGGATATGTAAATTTTAGGGATTTTGCTTTGCTTGCTTCAAACTGGCTGGTTCAGTAA
- a CDS encoding prepilin-type N-terminal cleavage/methylation domain-containing protein, which yields MTRNRTVNTVRGFTLVELLVVISIIAMLLAVLMPAMKKARQQAQKVVCSSNMRQMGVALQCYLQDSDTRLPDSSCHHLDDPNQYWLKILSKYLKQDLLFKCPSDTARDFIDWDKPLESQGDKRWSSFALNALLDSKCDRPDKYNKGKYNRTRMIPKPQYCIYVSESLSSWTAVDHIHPEQWFYNIKLAKGQIAWDRHSKKSNYLFADGHAEMLKFEDTYSWPGNCLWFPECAPAWPNDE from the coding sequence ATGACAAGAAACCGTACAGTAAATACAGTGCGGGGCTTTACGCTGGTAGAACTGCTGGTAGTGATATCGATAATCGCTATGCTGCTGGCAGTTCTAATGCCGGCGATGAAGAAGGCAAGGCAGCAGGCGCAGAAAGTCGTATGCTCAAGTAATATGCGGCAGATGGGAGTCGCTTTGCAGTGCTATCTGCAGGACAGCGACACCCGTTTGCCGGACAGTTCCTGCCATCATCTCGACGACCCTAATCAGTATTGGCTGAAAATTTTGTCAAAATATCTTAAGCAGGATTTGCTTTTCAAATGCCCTTCCGACACCGCCAGAGATTTTATCGACTGGGACAAACCGCTTGAATCGCAGGGTGATAAAAGATGGTCAAGTTTTGCACTCAACGCCCTGCTCGATTCGAAATGTGACAGACCTGATAAATACAACAAAGGCAAATACAACAGAACAAGAATGATTCCGAAGCCGCAGTACTGCATTTATGTCAGCGAAAGTCTGTCGTCGTGGACTGCCGTCGACCATATTCATCCGGAACAGTGGTTTTACAATATAAAACTGGCGAAAGGACAAATCGCCTGGGATAGACACTCGAAAAAATCGAACTATCTTTTTGCTGACGGACACGCGGAGATGTTGAAATTTGAAGATACATATAGTTGGCCGGGAAATTGTCTCTGGTTTCCGGAATGTGCACCGGCCTGGCCGAATGATGAATAA
- a CDS encoding PEP-CTERM sorting domain-containing protein: MLRTGSICVIVISVLTILLFSSSAYCHEDGDHDHIFVGINADGITGTGDDAQLWIFGVPDTIKMLPSGDYIGDRQIYIAEIDCWHSAEDSEYRLDSNDELTQPGWLISLKRINYSDPVNFWMEDEATTLEILTSDNSTYAFNESQWDDEENWYFHNHTEFLVLADGASENFSAVFTVFDTGSTGFAESAQCTLNFVTVPEPATLTLLGAGLVSVLRRRRK; this comes from the coding sequence ATGTTAAGGACAGGAAGTATTTGTGTAATCGTAATTTCCGTATTAACAATTTTATTATTTTCATCTTCGGCATACTGCCATGAAGACGGCGACCACGACCATATTTTTGTCGGCATTAACGCCGACGGCATAACAGGTACGGGTGATGACGCTCAACTCTGGATTTTTGGGGTTCCCGATACAATAAAAATGCTGCCGAGCGGAGACTATATCGGCGACAGGCAAATTTACATTGCCGAAATTGACTGCTGGCATTCGGCAGAAGACAGCGAATATCGGCTCGATTCAAATGACGAATTGACACAGCCCGGCTGGCTTATATCGCTGAAACGAATTAATTATTCCGACCCTGTAAATTTCTGGATGGAAGATGAAGCTACAACTTTGGAAATCCTGACTTCAGACAACTCAACTTATGCTTTTAACGAATCGCAGTGGGATGATGAAGAGAACTGGTATTTTCACAACCATACTGAATTTCTCGTTCTGGCCGACGGAGCAAGTGAAAATTTTTCTGCCGTGTTTACAGTATTTGATACCGGTTCGACGGGTTTTGCTGAATCAGCTCAATGCACACTGAATTTTGTAACCGTTCCTGAACCGGCAACACTTACACTGCTTGGTGCAGGTTTAGTTTCTGTTTTGAGACGTCGCAGGAAATAA
- a CDS encoding transcriptional repressor yields the protein MPDNKLETKAKELIKEAGLNSTKTQILVLCELLKADRPLSREDLLEKLSEYDPDKVTIYRILEKLCKIGLVHRAYVQKRAWNYELAHHCGEKQCHPHFTCNSCGDTFCLTGSTVPLVKGLKKGFIIQRQQVKIEGLCPACS from the coding sequence ATGCCTGACAATAAGTTAGAAACAAAAGCGAAAGAATTAATAAAAGAGGCGGGCTTAAATTCAACAAAGACGCAGATTCTCGTGCTTTGCGAATTGCTTAAGGCTGACAGGCCGCTTTCAAGGGAGGATTTGCTTGAAAAACTGTCTGAATATGACCCTGACAAGGTAACGATTTACAGGATTCTCGAAAAGCTTTGCAAAATCGGCCTGGTTCACAGGGCTTATGTTCAAAAACGGGCGTGGAACTATGAGCTTGCGCATCATTGCGGTGAAAAGCAGTGCCATCCGCATTTCACCTGTAATAGCTGCGGCGATACTTTTTGTCTGACCGGTTCCACGGTACCTCTTGTAAAAGGCTTAAAAAAAGGGTTCATAATCCAAAGACAGCAGGTTAAAATCGAAGGGCTTTGTCCGGCGTGTTCATAG
- a CDS encoding GTPase — protein sequence MNDTIVAVSSGTTPSIKKIIRISGDKTFDILKNIAEDGHIAEQRKVIQMQVKITEDFTAAAGLYLFHSPNSYTGENLAEIHLFACGEAVELLFSKLLSLGCRSALAGEFTYRAFINGKMDLSRAEAVAQLIQSSNQYQLCAAQKLFSGSIEQKVGQIRQEILGLLSLIEADLDFGAEDIELITPEKAVETAGKIRSGLDELLSGSITFEQIAQAPSVIIAGSANAGKSSLVNALIAANRSIVSGQSGTTRDVLEHWLKLDNCDCVLFDCAGLVVDPADIIQTLANAAALKAINDAVVIIFCADITKPDYSNDLEVLKRLSKKPAIYAAAKCDALPEGEVTAKLKLLKKLFATDFLTTSAKNIFGLEKLKEFIRQNIITQTSNTSESAPKTALTARHRQTVIEAIKNIENASAELKKGSEEIAAFVLRSALQNLSGFETEHIDEAILDTIFSRFCIGK from the coding sequence GTGAATGATACGATTGTCGCGGTATCGAGCGGAACGACTCCTTCCATAAAAAAAATCATACGCATAAGCGGCGATAAAACTTTCGATATCCTGAAAAATATTGCCGAAGACGGCCATATCGCTGAACAAAGAAAAGTTATTCAGATGCAGGTGAAAATTACGGAAGATTTTACCGCTGCTGCCGGGCTTTATCTTTTCCATTCCCCGAATTCTTACACGGGCGAGAACCTCGCTGAAATTCATCTTTTCGCCTGCGGCGAAGCTGTCGAGCTGCTTTTTTCAAAACTGCTTTCCCTCGGCTGCAGAAGCGCACTGGCCGGCGAATTTACATACAGGGCTTTCATTAACGGTAAAATGGATTTATCGAGAGCTGAAGCTGTTGCGCAATTAATACAAAGTTCGAATCAGTATCAGCTTTGTGCCGCGCAAAAACTTTTCAGCGGTTCCATCGAACAAAAGGTCGGTCAAATCCGGCAGGAAATACTTGGCTTGTTGAGTTTAATCGAAGCGGACCTTGACTTCGGCGCCGAAGATATAGAACTAATCACTCCGGAAAAGGCTGTCGAAACAGCGGGCAAAATCCGCAGCGGCCTCGATGAGCTTCTTTCAGGCTCAATAACATTTGAGCAGATTGCCCAGGCGCCTTCGGTAATAATCGCAGGTTCTGCCAATGCGGGAAAAAGCAGTCTTGTTAACGCACTTATCGCAGCGAACAGAAGCATTGTATCAGGCCAGAGCGGAACAACGCGGGACGTGCTCGAGCACTGGCTGAAATTAGACAATTGCGATTGCGTCCTGTTCGATTGTGCCGGTCTTGTTGTTGACCCGGCCGATATTATTCAAACTCTTGCCAATGCTGCGGCATTAAAGGCAATTAACGATGCCGTGGTAATAATCTTTTGCGCAGATATAACAAAGCCAGATTATTCGAACGATTTGGAAGTCCTAAAACGTCTCTCGAAGAAACCGGCCATTTACGCCGCAGCGAAATGTGACGCCCTACCGGAGGGCGAAGTAACCGCAAAATTAAAACTTCTTAAAAAACTATTTGCCACGGATTTTTTAACTACCAGTGCTAAAAATATTTTCGGTCTTGAAAAACTCAAAGAATTTATCCGGCAGAATATAATTACTCAAACATCGAATACATCGGAATCTGCCCCCAAGACCGCCCTTACCGCAAGACACAGGCAAACTGTAATTGAAGCGATTAAAAACATTGAAAACGCATCTGCCGAACTGAAAAAAGGCAGCGAAGAAATCGCGGCTTTTGTTTTACGTTCGGCTCTACAGAATCTGTCAGGCTTTGAGACAGAACATATCGACGAGGCAATTCTCGACACTATTTTTTCCCGTTTCTGCATAGGGAAATAA
- the yidC gene encoding membrane protein insertase YidC, with protein MSVKKLTILFISAYLVICAVLISESGIFSASQNTGGKILTLAAEANQPAEKTQPQMASLPDEPVDSSQITAVSAEEKTFTLGSVLPAESNNIYKLELALTTKGAAVISVKLRDYDNRDPKNLQPLKLLSSVGNANTLASARLLLPETGKAFPLDRLNWQSTGINKNSDGSETVSFYAVILKNSSELIKLTKTYTLRPEKYLLDCNVAIANLSDAEIKASLDMLGPVGITREDQRTDTRTVTTGFLNPQGLVEVTKINIKKITKDFNGKAKLFHKNAEYKFLWTAISDKYFTSIIRPVPTEAKDLYSDWTDAKYAISFDPDADVKDDENIGVRLQTQTASIASQQKLAYNFQVYIGPKDRHLFDSTPLYTKLGFRKAIDFQACFGDTFSPLSFFILNSMDWLYGFIPNYGVVIIIFVFVVRVLLHPITKKSQVSMMKMSKLAPKSEEIKKKYADNKAEMNKQMMTLYKEHGASPVLGCLPMLLQMPIWIALYSAIYAGIEFRGAAFLPFWITDLSNVDALFYFPAAVEKIPIIGTFIGTSFNLLPLLLGAAMFAQQRLMPSSAPSANPQAAQQQKMMLWMMPIMMLLFLYKAPSGLNLYIMASTTAGVVEQYIIKKHIQEKEAAEEAYLVPTTSKLGGKLKKKKPKPPIKFS; from the coding sequence ATGAGCGTAAAAAAACTGACTATTTTGTTCATTTCCGCGTATCTGGTTATATGTGCTGTTTTGATATCGGAATCAGGTATATTTTCAGCATCGCAAAATACTGGCGGAAAAATCTTAACTCTTGCCGCTGAAGCTAATCAGCCCGCTGAAAAAACACAGCCTCAAATGGCGTCCCTGCCTGATGAACCGGTTGATAGTTCTCAAATTACCGCGGTAAGCGCCGAAGAAAAAACATTCACGCTCGGCTCTGTTCTGCCGGCGGAAAGCAATAACATTTATAAACTCGAACTTGCACTTACCACAAAAGGTGCCGCGGTTATTTCTGTAAAACTTCGCGACTATGATAATCGGGACCCTAAAAATCTGCAGCCGCTTAAGCTGTTATCCTCTGTTGGTAATGCAAATACCCTGGCAAGTGCCAGGCTGCTGCTGCCGGAGACAGGCAAAGCATTTCCGCTTGACCGGCTTAACTGGCAAAGTACCGGCATAAATAAAAATAGCGATGGCTCCGAAACGGTAAGTTTTTATGCGGTCATTTTGAAGAATAGCAGCGAACTTATAAAACTGACAAAAACCTATACACTCAGACCTGAAAAGTATCTGCTGGATTGCAATGTTGCTATCGCTAATTTGAGCGATGCCGAAATTAAAGCCTCGCTTGATATGCTCGGCCCTGTCGGTATAACAAGAGAGGACCAAAGAACCGATACGAGAACAGTAACTACAGGTTTTTTGAATCCTCAGGGACTTGTGGAAGTTACAAAGATAAACATTAAAAAAATTACCAAGGATTTTAACGGCAAAGCGAAACTGTTCCACAAAAACGCTGAATATAAATTCCTCTGGACTGCCATATCGGATAAGTATTTCACCTCTATCATTCGGCCTGTGCCGACAGAGGCAAAAGATTTATACAGCGACTGGACAGATGCAAAATACGCAATAAGTTTTGACCCTGACGCTGACGTAAAAGACGATGAGAATATCGGCGTTCGGCTCCAAACCCAGACGGCATCAATTGCGTCGCAGCAGAAACTTGCATACAATTTTCAGGTCTATATCGGCCCAAAAGACAGGCATCTTTTTGATTCGACCCCACTTTATACCAAACTGGGTTTTAGAAAAGCAATAGATTTTCAGGCCTGCTTCGGAGATACCTTCAGCCCGCTGAGTTTCTTCATCCTTAATTCAATGGACTGGCTTTATGGATTTATTCCCAACTACGGAGTTGTGATTATCATATTTGTTTTCGTGGTTCGGGTACTGCTGCATCCGATTACGAAGAAAAGCCAGGTCTCGATGATGAAGATGTCGAAACTGGCGCCAAAGTCAGAGGAGATAAAGAAAAAATATGCTGATAATAAAGCTGAAATGAACAAACAGATGATGACGCTCTACAAAGAGCACGGAGCATCGCCAGTGCTGGGCTGTCTGCCTATGCTGCTGCAGATGCCAATCTGGATTGCTCTTTACAGCGCTATTTACGCCGGTATAGAATTCAGAGGAGCGGCATTCCTGCCGTTCTGGATAACCGACCTGTCGAACGTTGACGCGCTGTTTTATTTCCCTGCCGCTGTCGAGAAAATTCCGATTATCGGCACATTTATCGGCACAAGTTTCAATCTGCTGCCGCTGCTGCTCGGTGCCGCGATGTTCGCGCAGCAAAGACTTATGCCTTCATCGGCTCCTTCGGCTAATCCACAGGCAGCTCAACAGCAGAAAATGATGCTTTGGATGATGCCCATAATGATGCTCCTGTTCCTTTACAAGGCACCATCTGGTTTGAACCTTTACATTATGGCCAGCACTACGGCCGGTGTTGTCGAACAATATATCATAAAAAAACACATTCAGGAAAAAGAGGCCGCCGAAGAAGCCTATCTTGTGCCGACAACAAGCAAACTCGGCGGAAAATTAAAAAAGAAAAAACCGAAACCGCCTATTAAGTTTTCATAA
- a CDS encoding metallophosphoesterase family protein: MFAIISDIHSNLEALTTVLADIEKRGIKTIYCLGDIIGYGPDPKDCLDLVIEKTQACVIGNHDYAILYEPTNFNLGAERASFWTRSQLETEQGSEKRHKRWNYLGTQQMRWTLSAELDGATATFDFVHASPRRPINEYLFPDDVYTTPAKITAQFDRVKHICFIGHTHLPGVFLDDPDFYTPDELDYVYPIVPEERAIINVGSVGQPRDKDNRASYVCVEQNSVHFVRLEYDYKTTAKKIYDIPELDNFEADRLSEGR, translated from the coding sequence ATGTTTGCGATAATCAGCGACATACATTCGAATCTTGAAGCACTGACAACAGTGCTTGCGGATATTGAAAAAAGGGGCATTAAGACTATTTATTGCCTTGGAGATATAATCGGTTACGGACCCGACCCGAAGGATTGTCTGGACCTGGTAATCGAAAAAACCCAGGCCTGTGTTATCGGCAATCACGATTATGCTATTTTGTATGAGCCGACAAATTTTAACCTCGGCGCCGAACGGGCAAGCTTCTGGACAAGAAGCCAGCTTGAAACCGAACAAGGCAGCGAAAAAAGACATAAACGCTGGAACTATCTTGGCACACAGCAGATGAGATGGACCCTTTCCGCGGAACTCGACGGCGCAACGGCAACGTTCGACTTTGTTCACGCCTCGCCGAGAAGACCAATAAACGAATATCTTTTCCCGGACGATGTTTATACTACGCCGGCGAAAATAACGGCACAGTTTGACCGTGTTAAGCATATCTGCTTTATCGGGCACACCCATCTTCCGGGCGTTTTTCTCGATGACCCGGACTTCTATACTCCTGACGAACTCGATTATGTTTATCCCATAGTGCCGGAAGAAAGAGCAATTATAAACGTCGGTTCCGTAGGTCAGCCGCGAGACAAGGACAACAGGGCAAGCTATGTTTGTGTCGAGCAGAACAGCGTTCATTTCGTCCGCCTTGAATACGACTACAAAACCACAGCGAAAAAAATATATGATATTCCGGAACTCGACAATTTCGAGGCCGACAGATTAAGCGAAGGACGATAA
- a CDS encoding Gfo/Idh/MocA family oxidoreductase — MAKKIRWGIVGTGGIAHQFAKALAILPDTELTAVSSRTKEAAEKFAAEFNVPNCHIGAESLANDKNVDAVYIATPHPMHKGETIFCLEGGKAVLCEKPFAMNGLEVGQMIKCAKKNKLFLMEAMWMYFFPAMKKVRQLVDDGDVGEIRHVQVNFCFLKDFQPQSRLFNPNLGGGTLLDIGVYVIAFAHKILDKEPVQIASMADIGKTGVDDQSSMILGYDGGVMASLNCSFRVNMPCEAVIFGTDGYIKIPHMFFQPDKIIVKAGQEQEKEIKFDRLGNGYTYEAMEVMRCLREGETESPIMPLDTSMAIMRTMDRIRQQWNLVYPMEKK; from the coding sequence ATGGCAAAAAAAATACGGTGGGGTATTGTTGGTACCGGCGGAATTGCACATCAGTTCGCTAAAGCACTGGCGATACTTCCTGATACAGAACTGACGGCTGTATCGTCACGCACAAAAGAAGCCGCTGAAAAATTCGCCGCGGAATTCAATGTGCCGAACTGCCATATCGGAGCGGAATCTCTGGCAAACGATAAAAACGTCGATGCCGTTTATATAGCGACGCCTCATCCGATGCATAAAGGCGAAACAATTTTTTGTCTTGAGGGTGGAAAAGCGGTGTTGTGCGAAAAACCTTTCGCGATGAACGGCTTAGAAGTCGGGCAGATGATTAAATGCGCAAAGAAAAATAAATTGTTCCTGATGGAAGCAATGTGGATGTATTTTTTCCCGGCAATGAAAAAGGTTCGCCAACTCGTCGATGACGGGGATGTCGGAGAAATACGGCATGTGCAGGTCAACTTCTGTTTCCTTAAAGACTTTCAGCCGCAAAGCAGATTGTTCAATCCGAACCTTGGCGGCGGAACCTTGCTGGATATTGGCGTTTATGTCATCGCCTTTGCCCACAAAATATTAGACAAGGAGCCGGTCCAAATTGCCAGCATGGCGGACATCGGGAAAACAGGCGTTGACGACCAGTCATCGATGATTTTGGGGTATGACGGCGGCGTGATGGCCTCACTGAACTGTTCATTTCGCGTCAATATGCCATGCGAAGCTGTGATTTTCGGAACAGATGGATATATTAAAATCCCGCACATGTTTTTCCAGCCCGACAAAATCATTGTAAAAGCCGGACAGGAACAGGAAAAAGAAATAAAATTCGACCGGCTCGGAAACGGATACACTTATGAAGCCATGGAAGTTATGCGGTGCCTGCGCGAGGGAGAAACTGAAAGCCCGATTATGCCGCTGGATACGAGCATGGCTATTATGAGGACGATGGACCGGATTCGGCAGCAGTGGAATCTTGTCTATCCTATGGAAAAGAAATAA
- a CDS encoding DUF4139 domain-containing protein, which yields MKKLLSILAILLLSNCLFAAKEPSESNSVAVTVYNNNFGVVKECRPIVFEKGLNTIKFTDVASSIDPASVSFQCLSSPGKIAILEQNYEYDLVGTSSLLQRYINKPVSIFVKGSGSDPGKKIIGTLLAARDNNLIMKDQEGYIQIISENSIENILLLHMPDDLVTKPTLVWLAQSEMSGKENCQVTYTTNDINWKADYSAILNADENAFDFSGWVTLDNKSGAAYKDAKIKLIAGDVRRITEPQPPEMMKYRALGMTASDQVFEEKAFMEYHLYTLGRTSTINNNQTKQIEFITPAENVPAKKIYLYERTKNDKKVQIKFEFENKKEFALGIALPKGKVRVFKKDTDGALEFVGEDLIDHTPKNEKLSLYIGDAFDIAVEYKMLDSKVDRRSRWEKHSIELRNRKDSAVTVFVDEKFPSWVNWKIDEGTSHSYTKKDATTARFTVEIPADANATVEYSAMQNW from the coding sequence ATGAAAAAATTACTTTCCATTCTTGCAATTCTTTTACTTTCAAATTGTCTTTTCGCAGCCAAAGAACCGTCCGAAAGCAATTCCGTAGCCGTCACCGTTTATAACAACAATTTCGGCGTAGTTAAGGAGTGTCGCCCCATAGTCTTTGAAAAAGGCCTTAACACGATAAAATTCACCGATGTCGCTTCGTCCATTGACCCTGCCAGCGTAAGTTTCCAGTGCCTTTCCTCGCCGGGCAAAATCGCCATCCTCGAACAAAATTATGAATACGACCTTGTCGGCACCTCGAGTCTTTTGCAGCGGTATATCAACAAACCAGTTTCTATTTTTGTAAAAGGCAGCGGCTCCGACCCCGGCAAAAAAATCATCGGAACTCTGCTGGCCGCAAGAGACAATAACCTGATAATGAAAGATCAGGAAGGCTACATTCAAATAATATCTGAAAACAGTATCGAAAACATTCTATTGCTTCATATGCCGGATGATTTGGTTACAAAACCGACACTCGTATGGTTGGCTCAGTCCGAAATGAGCGGCAAAGAGAACTGTCAGGTAACTTATACTACCAATGACATAAACTGGAAAGCCGACTACTCGGCAATTCTCAACGCCGATGAAAACGCATTCGATTTCAGCGGATGGGTAACCCTCGACAATAAAAGCGGAGCTGCATATAAAGACGCGAAGATAAAACTTATTGCCGGAGATGTAAGGCGAATCACGGAACCTCAGCCGCCCGAAATGATGAAATACAGAGCTCTTGGTATGACAGCCAGCGACCAGGTTTTTGAAGAAAAAGCATTTATGGAATATCATCTTTATACGCTCGGACGCACAAGCACGATAAACAATAATCAGACCAAGCAGATTGAATTTATTACGCCTGCCGAAAACGTCCCCGCAAAAAAAATCTATCTCTATGAGCGGACCAAAAACGATAAAAAAGTTCAGATAAAATTCGAGTTCGAAAACAAAAAAGAATTCGCCCTAGGAATCGCCCTGCCCAAAGGCAAAGTCCGTGTCTTCAAAAAAGATACCGACGGCGCACTTGAATTTGTCGGCGAAGATTTAATTGACCATACGCCGAAGAATGAAAAATTATCGCTCTATATCGGCGACGCCTTTGATATCGCCGTTGAGTATAAAATGCTCGACAGCAAAGTTGACCGCAGGAGCAGATGGGAAAAACATTCGATTGAACTTCGCAACCGCAAGGACTCGGCCGTTACGGTTTTCGTCGATGAAAAATTCCCGTCATGGGTAAACTGGAAAATCGATGAAGGTACCAGCCATTCTTACACAAAGAAAGACGCGACAACCGCGCGTTTCACCGTCGAGATACCGGCCGATGCCAACGCGACGGTGGAATATTCGGCGATGCAGAACTGGTAA
- a CDS encoding polyprenyl synthetase family protein, translating into MTTQNSSSVSPALIADQLAQAHDFLLNQLCCADDRLRPFVEYLGNRQGKMLRASVLLLSGELFGEINHLHIKIAAVIEMIHAATLLHDDVIDNGQSRRHHATANSLWGANMAVLLGDYILSKAFVVTASLQRNDINMILADTAATICQGEMLQNTCRGDSNISVEDYLGIIEKKTAVFFAACARLGGIIAGAEKTDCDALYDFGLNLGLSFQMTDDLIDIVGTENETGKTGGRDVENEILTLPAIKGIDFTKSQIAYFRQKAVSSLDRFGQSPAAAALKELASSMTQLPL; encoded by the coding sequence ATGACCACGCAAAATTCATCATCGGTCAGTCCTGCGCTGATAGCCGACCAGCTTGCACAGGCTCACGATTTCCTGTTGAACCAGCTTTGCTGCGCCGACGACAGGCTCAGACCGTTTGTCGAATACCTCGGAAACAGGCAGGGCAAAATGCTCCGCGCCTCGGTTCTGCTGCTCAGCGGCGAATTATTCGGCGAAATAAATCATCTGCACATCAAAATCGCCGCCGTTATCGAGATGATTCACGCCGCGACTCTTTTGCACGATGATGTGATAGACAACGGCCAGTCACGCAGGCATCACGCAACGGCAAACAGCCTGTGGGGCGCGAATATGGCCGTGCTGCTCGGAGATTATATTTTGAGCAAAGCCTTTGTCGTTACCGCTTCACTGCAGAGAAACGATATCAATATGATTCTCGCCGATACCGCCGCGACAATCTGTCAGGGCGAAATGCTCCAGAACACCTGCCGGGGCGACTCCAATATCAGCGTGGAAGACTATCTCGGCATAATAGAAAAAAAGACCGCCGTATTTTTCGCAGCCTGCGCCAGGCTTGGCGGAATTATCGCTGGTGCAGAAAAAACCGATTGCGACGCGTTATATGATTTTGGTCTCAATCTCGGCCTGTCCTTTCAGATGACTGATGATTTGATTGATATTGTCGGAACGGAAAACGAAACCGGCAAAACCGGCGGCAGGGACGTCGAAAATGAAATCCTGACTCTGCCGGCCATAAAAGGTATAGATTTTACAAAATCTCAAATCGCCTATTTCCGCCAAAAAGCCGTATCATCGCTCGACCGCTTCGGCCAAAGCCCCGCTGCTGCTGCCTTAAAAGAGCTTGCCTCTTCCATGACCCAATTGCCCCTTTAA